Proteins from one Camelina sativa cultivar DH55 chromosome 8, Cs, whole genome shotgun sequence genomic window:
- the LOC104707991 gene encoding MYB-like transcription factor ETC3 isoform X2 — MDNHRRTKQAKTNSIVTSSSEVSSLEWEIVNMNQEEEDLVCRMHKLVGDRWELIAGRIPGRTAEEIERFWVMKTEK; from the exons ATGGATAATCATCGCAGGACGAAGCAAGCCAAGACCAACTCCATTgttacttcttcttctgaag TGAGTAGTCTTGAGTGGGAAATTGTGAAcatgaatcaagaagaagaagatttggtcTGTAGAATGCATAAGCTTGTCGGTGACAG GTGGGAACTGATAGCTGGAAGGATCCCAGGAAGAACAGCTGAAGAAATTGAGAGGTTTTGGGTCATGAAAACTGAAAAGTGA
- the LOC104707991 gene encoding MYB-like transcription factor ETC3 isoform X1, translating into MDNHRRTKQAKTNSIVTSSSEEVSSLEWEIVNMNQEEEDLVCRMHKLVGDRWELIAGRIPGRTAEEIERFWVMKTEK; encoded by the exons ATGGATAATCATCGCAGGACGAAGCAAGCCAAGACCAACTCCATTgttacttcttcttctgaag AAGTGAGTAGTCTTGAGTGGGAAATTGTGAAcatgaatcaagaagaagaagatttggtcTGTAGAATGCATAAGCTTGTCGGTGACAG GTGGGAACTGATAGCTGGAAGGATCCCAGGAAGAACAGCTGAAGAAATTGAGAGGTTTTGGGTCATGAAAACTGAAAAGTGA
- the LOC104707993 gene encoding protein trichome birefringence-like 26 produces the protein MEQQLTFVLLDSPKGAKTVETLDPPSFSSSVASSSSIDRRHRTFFKFFVYLSLVALAYYFIISSFTVSPIPPTLPDTSSANGSSAKCDLFTGDWVPDPSGPLYTNLSCHHIQDFQNCLLNGRPDVNYLFWRWKPRDCDLPRFSPSQFLDSVKNKWWAFIGDSIARNHVQSFICILSQVEEVEEIYHDKEFRSKIWRFPSHNFTLSVIWSPFLVKSETPNNSDIQLYLDQLDPKWTVQYPKFDYVVISGGKWFLKTTIFHENNNITGCHYCQARNNLTDLGYDYSYRKTLNLLRDFVLNSTHKPLVLFRTTTPDHFENGEWNTGGYCNRTMPFKEGEAKMKTVDDVMRDVEIEVFQKFGKGFGLGSNIRLLDTTGMSLLRPDGHPGPYRHPNPFAGVKDKSHVQNDCLHWCLPGPIDSWNDVMVEAMLNRERELYDLIGKK, from the exons atggaaCAGCAATTAACATTTGTGTTGCTTGATAGCCCAAAAGGCGCCAAGACTGTAGAAACCCTAGACCccccttctttttcttcttctgttgcatcctcctcctccattgaTCGTCGTCATCGAaccttcttcaagttcttcgTTTACTTGTCTTTAGTCGCTCTCGCTTACTATTTCATCATCTCCAGTTTCACCGTCTCTCCAATTCCCCCAACTTTGCCGGATACTTCTTCCGCAAACG GTTCATCAGCAAAGTGTGATCTTTTCACTGGAGATTGGGTACCGGATCCATCTGGTCCTCTGTACACCAATCTCTCTTGCCACCACATTCAAGATTTTCAGAATTGTCTTTTGAATGGACGGCCAGATGTGAATTATCTCTTTTGGAGATGGAAGCCTCGTGATTGTGACCTTCCTCGGTTCAGTCCATCCCAGTTTCTCGATTCTGTCAAGAACAAATGGTGGGCTTTCATTGGTGACTCCATCGCTCGTAACCATGTCCAGTCTTTCATCTGCATCCTCTCTCag GTTGAAGAAGTGGAGGAAATCTATCACGATAAGGAGTTCAGATCCAAGATATGGAGATTCCCTTCTCACAACTTCACACTATCAGTCATTTGGTCTCCTTTCCTTGTCAAATCCGAGACACCAAACAACTCGGATATCCAGCTTTACCTCGACCAGCTCGACCCCAAATGGACCGTCCAATACCCTAAATTCGACTACGTTGTCATCTCCGGAGGCAAATGGTTCCTGAAAACCACAATATTCCATGAGAACAACAATATCACAGGCTGCCATTACTGCCAAGCAAGAAACAACCTGACCGACCTCGGCTATGATTACTCCTACCGCAAAACGCTAAACCTTCTCCGTGACTTTGTCCTTAACTCAACCCACAAACCGCTTGTTCTGTTCAGAACTACAACGCCTGACCATTTCGAGAATGGGGAGTGGAACACTGGTGGGTATTGCAACAGAACGATGCCGTTCAAAGAAGGTGAGGCGAAAATGAAAACCGTTGATGATGTGATGCGTGATGTTGAGATTGAGGTGTTTCAGAAATTCGGGAAAGGTTTCGGTTTGGGATCCAACATTAGACTACTAGACACGACTGGAATGTCTCTTCTCCGTCCAGACGGGCATCCGGGACCGTACCGGCATCCAAATCCTTTTGCTGGAGTTAAGGATAAGAGCCATGTTCAGAATGATTGTCTGCATTGGTGCTTACCCGGTCCAATTGATTCATGGAATGATGTGATGGTGGAAGCCATGCTTAACCGGGAACGGGAACTATACGATTTAATCGGTAAAAAGTAG
- the LOC104707994 gene encoding uncharacterized protein LOC104707994 isoform X1, with translation MRSRGDVSEPDVRSEAGSSRSEDDNTLLKEKTSSSPNGSQRSGKSLRNDEPVELNYGSDSSSKNTSNNPIEYTEQERAELLRRLDSIKDHLLRGGGGNAVDKTKEPDQNQPYLRPVHLHGPNPNPGPSYYHPYPEPVPYPGMYPQGYQDPYGYQIHRRPPPVPNPNWFPPPGHYPNQMARPYPVGQYVEIGSDIVERHSYYPATPSRYGDLPPYSPVSSHHRGEKLTTQYSDMPPYSPVSSYHRGEKLMAPYSPRANNSSSFQSSMGSPGPRGGYARWPSDLDSEMGGAFARGYVKKAVSDTDTRRCHPLGGGAPFIACHSCFELLYLPKKKLLSQERQHKLQCGACSEVISFTIVDKKLVFSSGNEETNLVSREVEDRSTTNTAVVEELSSVDFNNSGSDIQCKDEEEPIQRNDQDTTVSIRSESQHSDDEERSSISSDQQQKKVKSVRRRGKGSNASEPAATDSASLLELFEYSNVNRAALAYGMAQLGYEKPDKQKKSYMKQDSLKPESVATETEVSYNGYSNTEISEDSRYSNGREDNNNRPRSRKGSEYGSTETTTRSSTDLNEDEMKSLEVWVNGHLIPEDLVSSAEKVAGPIQAGKYWYDYRAGFWGVMSKPCLGIIPPFIEEFSHPMPDNCAAGNTDVFVNGRELHKRDFELLVGRGLPKDKNRSYIVDISGRILDGDSGEELKSLGKLAPTIEKVKHGFGMRVPRSLAS, from the exons ATGAGGTCACGAGGTGATGTCTCCGAACCTGATGTTAGATCAGAAGCTGGCTCTTCAAGAAGCGAAGATGATAATACACTTCTTAAGGAGAAAACCTCAAGTTCGCCAAACGGGTCTCAAAGATCTGGCAAAAGTTTGAGAAATGACGAGCCTGTGGAGCTTAATTacggttcagattcttcttccaAGAACACGAGCAACAACCCTATTGAGTATACAGAGCAAGAACGAGCTGAGCTACTTAGAAGGTTAGATTCAATCAAAGATCATCTCCttcgtggtggtggtggtaatgcAGTTGATAAAACTAAAGAACCAGATCAGAATCAGCCATATCTTAGACCAGTTCATCTCCATGGTCCTAATCCTAACCCTGGTCCTTCTTATTACCATCCATACCCAGAGCCAGTTCCGTACCCTGGAATGTATCCTCAAGGTTACCAAGATCCTTATGGGTATCAAATCCATAGAAGGCCACCCCCAGTTCCTAATCCAAACTGGTTTCCTCCTCCTGGTCATTACCCTAATCAGATGGCTCGTCCATATCCTGTTGGTCAATACGTTGAAATTGGTTCTGATATAGTTGAGCGACATTCATACTATCCAGCTACACCAAGTAGGTACGGTGACCTGCCTCCGTATAGTCCTGTTTCTTCTCACCATCGTGGCGAGAAACTTACTACACAGTACAGTGATATGCCTCCGTATAGCCCTGTTTCTTCTTACCATCGTGGCGAGAAACTCATGGCACCTTACAGTCCGCGTGCCAATAACAGTTCGAGTTTTCAATCTTCGATGGGTTCTCCAGGTCCTAGAGGTGGTTACGCAAGGTGGCCAAGCGATCTTGATTCCGAAATGGGTGGTGCTTTTGCTCGTGGGTATGTTAAGAAAGCTGTGTCGGATACTGATACTCGTCGTTGCCATCCTCTTGGTGGTGGTGCTCCTTTCATAGCTTGTCACAGTTGCTTCGAGTTGCTTTACTTGCCTAAGAAGAAGCTTTTGTCTCAGGAAAGGCAACATAAGCTTCAATGTGGTGCTTGTTCTGAAGTTATTAGTTTCACAATCGTCGATAAGAAACTCGTCTTCTCTTCTGGTAACGAGGAAACCAACCTAGTCTCTCGAGAGGTTGAAGATAGAAGCACAACAAACACAGCGGTGGTAGAGGAACTTTCTTCTGTTGATTTCAACAACTCAGGTAGCGATATTCAGTGtaaggatgaagaagaaccaATACAGAGGAATGATCAGGATACTACGGTAAGCATCCGGTCTGAATCTCAACACTCGGATGATGAAGAGAGATCAAGCATTTCTAGTGATCAACAACAGAAGAAGGTCAAATCTGTTCGTCGGCGAGGTAAAGGCTCAAATGCGTCTGAACCAGCTGCTACTGATAGTGCCAGTCTCCTTGAACTTTTTGAGTATTCTAATGTAAACCGAGCGGCACTCGCTTACGGAATGGCGCAGTTAGGTTATGAAAAACCGGATAAGCAAAAAAAGTCTTACATGAAACAGGACTCACTGAAACCAGAATCAGTAGCTACAGAGACAGAGGTTTCTTACAACGGATACTCTAACACAGAGATCTCTGAAGATTCAAGGTACTCAAACGGaagagaagacaacaacaacagacCAAGAAGCAGAAAGGGTAGTGAGTACGGGTCCACAGAGACCACAACGAGGTCCTCTACTGATCTAAATGAAGATGAGATGAAGTCATTAGAGGTTTGGGTAAATGGACATCTTATACCGGAAGATCTTGTTAGCAGTGCTGAGAAAGTTGCTGGACCAATCCAAGCCGGAAAGTATTG GTATGATTACCGAGCTGGGTTCTGGGGTGTGATGAGTAAACCGTGTCTCGGTATAATACCT CCGTTTATCGAAGAGTTTAGCCATCCAATGCCTGATAACTGCGCTGCAGGAAACACAGACGTGTTTGTGAATGGAAGAGAGCTTCACAAGCGAGATTTCGAGTTACTAGTGGGACGTGGTCTTCCTAAAGACAAGAACCGTTCGTACATTGTTGACATATCAGGAAGAATCCTTGATGGAGATTCAGGTGAAGAACTTAAGAGCCTTGGCAAATTAGCCCCAAC GATTGAGAAGGTGAAGCATGGATTCGGCATGAGAGTTCCAAGATCATTAGCTTCATGA
- the LOC104707994 gene encoding uncharacterized protein LOC104707994 isoform X2, with protein sequence MRSRGDVSEPDVRSEAGSSRSEDDNTLLKEKTSSSPNGSQRSGKSLRNDEPVELNYGSDSSSKNTSNNPIEYTEQERAELLRRLDSIKDHLLRGGGGNAVDKTKEPDQNQPYLRPVHLHGPNPNPGPSYYHPYPEPVPYPGMYPQGYQDPYGYQIHRRPPPVPNPNWFPPPGHYPNQMARPYPVGQYVEIGSDIVERHSYYPATPSRYGDLPPYSPVSSHHRGEKLTTQYSDMPPYSPVSSYHRGEKLMAPYSPRANNSSSFQSSMGSPGPRGGYARWPSDLDSEMGGAFARGYVKKAVSDTDTRRCHPLGGGAPFIACHSCFELLYLPKKKLLSQERQHKLQCGACSEVISFTIVDKKLVFSSGNEETNLVSREVEDRSTTNTAVVEELSSVDFNNSGSDIQCKDEEEPIQRNDQDTTVSIRSESQHSDDEERSSISSDQQQKKVKSVRRRGKGSNASEPAATDSASLLELFEYSNVNRAALAYGMAQLGYEKPDKQKKSYMKQDSLKPESVATETEVSYNGYSNTEISEDSRYSNGREDNNNRPRSRKGSEYGSTETTTRSSTDLNEDEMKSLEVWVNGHLIPEDLVSSAEKVAGPIQAGKYWYDYRAGFWGVMSKPCLGIIPETQTCL encoded by the exons ATGAGGTCACGAGGTGATGTCTCCGAACCTGATGTTAGATCAGAAGCTGGCTCTTCAAGAAGCGAAGATGATAATACACTTCTTAAGGAGAAAACCTCAAGTTCGCCAAACGGGTCTCAAAGATCTGGCAAAAGTTTGAGAAATGACGAGCCTGTGGAGCTTAATTacggttcagattcttcttccaAGAACACGAGCAACAACCCTATTGAGTATACAGAGCAAGAACGAGCTGAGCTACTTAGAAGGTTAGATTCAATCAAAGATCATCTCCttcgtggtggtggtggtaatgcAGTTGATAAAACTAAAGAACCAGATCAGAATCAGCCATATCTTAGACCAGTTCATCTCCATGGTCCTAATCCTAACCCTGGTCCTTCTTATTACCATCCATACCCAGAGCCAGTTCCGTACCCTGGAATGTATCCTCAAGGTTACCAAGATCCTTATGGGTATCAAATCCATAGAAGGCCACCCCCAGTTCCTAATCCAAACTGGTTTCCTCCTCCTGGTCATTACCCTAATCAGATGGCTCGTCCATATCCTGTTGGTCAATACGTTGAAATTGGTTCTGATATAGTTGAGCGACATTCATACTATCCAGCTACACCAAGTAGGTACGGTGACCTGCCTCCGTATAGTCCTGTTTCTTCTCACCATCGTGGCGAGAAACTTACTACACAGTACAGTGATATGCCTCCGTATAGCCCTGTTTCTTCTTACCATCGTGGCGAGAAACTCATGGCACCTTACAGTCCGCGTGCCAATAACAGTTCGAGTTTTCAATCTTCGATGGGTTCTCCAGGTCCTAGAGGTGGTTACGCAAGGTGGCCAAGCGATCTTGATTCCGAAATGGGTGGTGCTTTTGCTCGTGGGTATGTTAAGAAAGCTGTGTCGGATACTGATACTCGTCGTTGCCATCCTCTTGGTGGTGGTGCTCCTTTCATAGCTTGTCACAGTTGCTTCGAGTTGCTTTACTTGCCTAAGAAGAAGCTTTTGTCTCAGGAAAGGCAACATAAGCTTCAATGTGGTGCTTGTTCTGAAGTTATTAGTTTCACAATCGTCGATAAGAAACTCGTCTTCTCTTCTGGTAACGAGGAAACCAACCTAGTCTCTCGAGAGGTTGAAGATAGAAGCACAACAAACACAGCGGTGGTAGAGGAACTTTCTTCTGTTGATTTCAACAACTCAGGTAGCGATATTCAGTGtaaggatgaagaagaaccaATACAGAGGAATGATCAGGATACTACGGTAAGCATCCGGTCTGAATCTCAACACTCGGATGATGAAGAGAGATCAAGCATTTCTAGTGATCAACAACAGAAGAAGGTCAAATCTGTTCGTCGGCGAGGTAAAGGCTCAAATGCGTCTGAACCAGCTGCTACTGATAGTGCCAGTCTCCTTGAACTTTTTGAGTATTCTAATGTAAACCGAGCGGCACTCGCTTACGGAATGGCGCAGTTAGGTTATGAAAAACCGGATAAGCAAAAAAAGTCTTACATGAAACAGGACTCACTGAAACCAGAATCAGTAGCTACAGAGACAGAGGTTTCTTACAACGGATACTCTAACACAGAGATCTCTGAAGATTCAAGGTACTCAAACGGaagagaagacaacaacaacagacCAAGAAGCAGAAAGGGTAGTGAGTACGGGTCCACAGAGACCACAACGAGGTCCTCTACTGATCTAAATGAAGATGAGATGAAGTCATTAGAGGTTTGGGTAAATGGACATCTTATACCGGAAGATCTTGTTAGCAGTGCTGAGAAAGTTGCTGGACCAATCCAAGCCGGAAAGTATTG GTATGATTACCGAGCTGGGTTCTGGGGTGTGATGAGTAAACCGTGTCTCGGTATAATACCT GAAACACAGACGTGTTTGTGA